From the genome of Prionailurus bengalensis isolate Pbe53 chromosome D1, Fcat_Pben_1.1_paternal_pri, whole genome shotgun sequence:
aCAGCTTGGGGTCTCTGGGTCGGGGAGATGCCATAATCCAAAGGTCTCAGGCCGGGAAGGGGCAAGTCTCGAAGCCCCCAACTCGCGGGTGTCTCATACCCATGGCTTCAAGCCAGAGAGCCCCAGTAAAGTCATAAGCTGGCAGGAACAGCCATCAACCCCCAAGGGGTGACACTCAGAGGCCCGAGCCCGGGGAAGTGGCACGGGAGCCGGCGGGGGCAGCCGGAGCGGGCGCGCGGCGAGGGTCGGCGTCCTGCTCATAGCGGTAGTGGTAGCCCTCCATCTGGTCCCGGCAGGCCTCGCGCAAGTTGCGCATCCAGCGCTGGATGCCGCGGCGGTTTAGGTAGAGCACCATGAGGAAGATGAGGCCGATGAGCGCCAGCACCAGCCCGAAGAAGACGTAGGAGGCTTCCAGCTCCGGGCCGGCGAGTTCCACTTCTTCCCCGCGACCGTATGCATCGCCGTCGGCACAGCGCAGCCGAGCCTCGTCCAGGTCCAGGAAAGGCCGGTCCTGCAGCGCCCGCGGGGCGGCGCAGCGCAGGCGCCGCGCGTCGGGTACGCGCTCAGTGGAGTTGCGCAGCCAGGCCAGCAGGGGGCGCGCGGCACAGCCGCAGCTCAGGGGGTTGTCGGCGAGCAGCAGGCGCGGCGCGGGGAGGCCGCCATCGCGCTCGAGCGCGCGCAGCTCGTCGGGGCCCAGGCCGGTCAACGCGTTGAGGCGCGCGTCCAGCTGCTCCAGGCGCGGCCGGCTCAGAGCTGCGGGCGGCAGGCGGCTCAGCGCGTTGCCCGCCAGGCCCACCAGGCGCAGCTCGTCCAGCGGGGCGAGCGCGGTGTCCAGCGCGGCCAGCAGCGTGGGGCCGCCCCGCGCCAGCGCGTGGTTGAGCTGCAGGGAACGCAGCGCGGGCAGTCCGCGGAAGGCGCCGCCGCCCAGCGCGCGCAGGGGGTTGTTGCTCAGGTCGAGCGCCGTCAGGCTGGGCAGCCCGTCGAAGGCGCCGTCCTCCACCACCTCGATGTTGTTGTGCGTGAGGCTCAGCGCGCTGAGGAGCGGCAGGCGCACGCCGCCCGctgccgcctcctcctcctccccgtcaGCGTCCCCGCCGGCGAAGGCGGCCGCGCGAAGCACGGTCAGGTTGGCGCCCACGATGGTGAGGTTGCGCGCGTCGGGCGGCACGTCCCGCGGGGGCTGCCGGAGCTCGGCGCCCGACGCGCAGCGCAACATCAGCTTGGGGCCGCCGAAGCAGTAGCACTGGAAGGGACAGGGCGCGGCGGGCCGGCTCAGCGCCGCCGCCACCAGCAGCAGCCCCGGCAGGAGCGGCCCCCTTTGCTCCGGCTGTCCCGAGCGCGGGGCCATCGCAGCTGCCCCCGCATCCAGCGCCCTGGCCGCCGCGCTCACCAGTGAGTTCGGAgcgcctggggggcggggaggggggcggccggGGCAAGTCCTTGACCCGGAGCGGCTGGCGGTCGCGGTCGGTCCGTCCGCTGGCTCTAAAGTCCGAGGAGCCTTCACTTTCCTGTCTGGGGCGAGAGGGGTCAGGCGGGGAGCGGAGCCCCCCGCCCACGGTGCCCTCCTCGCCCTGCGCGCCGGCCTCCGACTTCCGCGGCCGTTCCGGGCTTGGAGCCGAGTGGGCAGGGTTTGTCGGtttgtctcccccctccccgcctcccggcctcctcctcctcccccgagGAGCCTCCGCGCCCTCCTCGcccagaggaggggtgggaggctcCGGAGAATCAGAGCTTTCCGCTGCTGcgctttctctcccccactctccagcTCCGGGGCTGCTGAGAAGTTTGGCTCTCCAAGCCTCTGACTTGCTTCCCCCTcatctccccccatccccccaggtTGAAGCtggttccttcctcctccctctaaGGCACGtgtggggcggggccgggcgggggagAGCTGGCAGGTGGGTCAGCACCACAGTGCGAGAATTTGCCGGAGGACCTTAGAGTTCCCCCTTCAAAcacaggcaggggtgaggggtgggctgAGAAAGTTACTCATCTTTCAGCCTCTTCCTGATCTGTGTGGCCAAGGAGAGGTCTGTGCTAGGAGAGACTGGAAAATCCCCAGCCTTGGTTCCCCCCTCAGCAACCCCAGTTACATTAGGCCTGGCTGGGTCACCACTCTTGCAGGTCCTGTGGGACCAACGTTTTCTCAACCCCATCCTACCTTCACCCAGGGGTGTCAGCGacaccccctcctcctttctttccccccaccccaactcactGGCTGCTCTGCAGGGAGTTATTACATCTGGTTTCCTCCACCAGGCTGGACTCCACCCCCAAGCACTCTCCTAGGCCCTAGGACCTGATGGGTGTGGTGATTCAGCTCTTTGCTGTCCCCTCCCAGTACTTGGGCACCCCGTTTGATTGTTCTGCTGGGTCTCAGGAGCCTGGGATTGTTAGATACCACTGactgcctctcctcccttccagggTATCCCACCTGTAAATGGTGAATGGGTGAGAGGGTTTGGAGTTCCAAAGATTTGGAGAATTGGAGTAGATTTTGAAGcattgggagggggtggggggtctcaGAGGGGGCCATGGCTGAGCTGCTTataggtttgttttgttctggattttttttttttttttccagaactggGAAGCTCCAGACCTGATTTAAAGAGATAGGCTCCTGAGAAGGGAGCATTCCTTGCCTTGACATGAATTATTCAGGCTGGAGAGGCTGACACTTGATCCACAGGCCATTCTGGTATCAGCAGAGCTGGTTGGGATGGaggctccaccctcccccccataGGAATCAGTTAGTCTTTCTCCTGAATTAGGGACAGTTGTTGGATTGACTTCTTCCCTGAGGTTATATTTAACAGATTGGCCAACAGATCAATACCACTTAAGGAGAAGAGGCAGACCCTGCGGTGGCTGGGTCCCAGGCAAAGACCAACAACATCAAGGACCAGGTCTGTTGATGCTGGCGTGGGGGGTGggagctcccctcccccttccatctctctccccaTTCCCATAATCGCTCCCAGCTTTTAGCAGATGAGAACAAGAAGTTGCATGTGCAGGATTGGACATGTCTATAAGATGTACACGCATGTGTACTTGTACATGTAGAAGCAAGTTTGACACATGAACAGCCCAAGGTACATCCACATGTGAGGAAATACAGACTCATGCTTACTTGAGTGTGCATACACATGTATAGGAAGGTGTGCACAAGCTTGCACATGGTTGCAGGCAGGCTCAGATAAAACTCATGCGAGTACATGCAAGCTCATTcatacatgtaacatacatacATGTTAACATAGATTTGAGTATATCCTGGTATGTGTCCATACATTCATAAGCACATACACACTTGAATATTCATTTCTCTGTTATGTAGGTTCCTGGGTACATTCTCTGAGGGGCAAGCTCACAGACCCATGCATGCAAGCACATGCATCCAGAGATTGGACAACACACCCTGAGCCCATTCCTGCCCTCCACCATGCCCTTGGTCTGTATAAGTAACAGGCTGAGATGTCTTTTCTCATATGGGCACAGGTGCTCAAACAGCCATTGGGGCTGTGCCCTCAGCTACTGTACTCCCGCCACTCCTGGCCCATATCAACGCTAAGCCCTAGCTCTGACATCTCCCTGGTGAGAGGCACTGGCTTTTCTTCCTATTGTGTTTCCAGTACAGGAACTAGCACCAGTGAGTGTGCAGTAAatgtaggtgggtggatggaaggatggatggaaaggtCTCTGCTTCCCTGTCCCACTGCATAGAACCCTTTCTGCCTCCAGCCTCTGAGGAATTACAAACCAACTGCCAAGGCCAGAGCCCCCTCTCTAGGACCCCATGGTGGCTGGTTCCTGGTGTGCTGATGGACTCCTTGAGAAGGGGCTGTAGGACAGCAGGCAGCCTTAGGGGGGAAAGGGGGAGCTAGACATTTCAATTGAagatggaggcccagagagaaccTAGAAACATCAGGTACCAGAGAATAAAGCAATGACCATGCTTTATAAAGTGGGGAGTCTGAGGCCAGAGGGCCAGGGACTTGCCTCAAAGCCAGTGGCTGTCTGGGCTTAGCCTAGGACCTGGCCCCAGGCTCCTTGCCCAGGCCTTTGTCCAAGGTATTGGCCGCATCTTAGTGGGACCAGTGCAACAGGGAATCTCATCCTGCCCCCAGGAAACTGAAGCCGGCTACAGATGCCAGGATGGGTATGGTGTGACCTTGGACCTCTCTCCGCCTCTGTCAACTTCTGGAAAGTAGATGGGCTTCTGAATTCCTATCCTTCTTAGTCTTCTCAGAGCTGTTGTGACAATGTGAATGGAAAGTGATTTGCAACAAAAAAAAGCCTTATCAACCAGGGCCCGGGGGCCTTGTCCCCTCTGTGACAGGACATGGCATTGTCCTTTTCTGGGACTAATTAGCTCCCATGTCATTTTGCCCTGTTTCGTCTTCCTTCTGCCCCCAGCATAGCAAATTCATGATAGGTGGTAAAAGGAATGAATCTCGACTTGCAGTCTCTGTGAATGTCCCTACCCaacctcctcctccccgcccctctcctctTTATGCAGGTGTTCCCCTTTTCTGTTCAAGTTCCCCTGGAACCAAGTCTGTGAGCTATTttggggtttctcttctctggAGGAACTTCTCTGTCCATGTTGCCATGCATTCAGCAcgcagtaggtgttcaataaatgtaagTCCAATTGTGTCTGGGGCTGTATTCATTCTCTGATGTATCCGGTGGAAGTATCTTAGCTCATACATTTTTCCCCACTTGGGGTGCTCTCTCCCCTTGACTCTATTCCTTCAGCACAGCCCAGCCAGAGCTCAGCTTGGGTTCTgtcccctccaggaagccttcatggcttccttttctctcctttgaatTTCACTTAGCAGTCAGAGGGCTGATGCTCCTCTGAGCCCCCTAACTGTCAGCAACTGAGCTCAGGACTGGTCTGGTCTCCTGTGGTGTCATCTCAGAGCTCAGCATGGAGAAGGGACCAATGGatgaaataatgatttaaaaatctcttgCTGATCCTGAGACAGGCAAGATGAGGAGCCCCCATCTACACTTCACACAGCCTCCCAGAAAGGTGAAGTGCTTTCTCCAAGGTTGCACAGCTGACCCAAGCCTGACAGTAGCTCGGGTTTCCTGCTCATCTTCTATGCTGCAGCCCTCCCAATCCTAGGCTCTCTCTCTGTAGAGTGTGACTAGGTTAGATCCCAGGGGACCCTGTGGGCAAAGAGTTCAAGCGTTCAGGGTTTCCTTAGGACTCAGCAAATGAGTCATCCCAGCCCCACCCAAGCAGAGTGACTGCCCTTTGCAGGTTGAGAATCCCCCCATGTCAGCTTCACTGGACCTAGTTCTTGAATTTATTACCACACTAGGCTCCAgagcccctctctgagccttccaAGGCACGCTCCTCTCCAAAGGCCTTGCCCTCTGTAAGGTCCACTGAGCCTTGGCAGGGAGCCTGCAGAGGTTTGGCAATTTCCCTGAGGTCACCCACCAGGCagtcccttccccacctgcctccAGCTCCATTTGTCCATCAGAGGTGTCTCAGTGTTCCAGAAGTCTTTAGGCAAGTCTGCCTTCCCAGatctcagtttccctgtctgcaaaaaatgtgtgtgtgtagacaggATGATCTTGGAGGGCTTTCAGTGCTGTGCCCCTTGACCTTTTAGGGATGCGGGTCATGGAAGGGAAGGTAATACTGTGATTTGCCCAAGTTGGTGAGCCCACCTTGATGTGTGACCTTGAACTTGGCCCCATCCCAACTATATAGTGCTGGTGTGTGACCTTGAATTTGGCTCCATCCCAACTATATAGTGCTGTAGCATAGTCTGGTGGGGGAGGACGGTCTTCCTAGCAGCCTGTGATATCTAGGGCCCCTTTATCTTGGCAGACTCCCTTTTTGTCTGTTCCCCCCTTCCTCTGAGGCAAGTGGAGGAGCAGCTGGGCAGGGCTGACATGACGAAGCTCAGTCATTAGGTAGTGGGGGAGGCCCCAGGTTCTCTCCTCTACTGTAGCTTCTGCactggcagggaggggaaaaCTCCACTTCAGGCTTTGCTGTTCCCATttttcactcccctcccccccacccccccactgacTATGAGACACAGGAAAATCCATAGGCCCAAGATTCATTTTCTCCATTGAGTCAGCAGAGGCCACGCTCTGCTTTTGAGGGGCCAGCAACTGGCTTTTAAATAACTCTCTGATATTTAATACCCTCCTCCTCCACTCTGCAGCCTGGGCCTCTGGGGAAAGGCTAGAATAAATGAGCTGGATGAGTCCTCTCAAAGTCGTAAGTGTTCCTGCCTCCACCTcaacccaccctcccccacccagactCCCAGGCCATTGGGGAAAACCTGATTCTTTATTAGCCTTGCACTGTGCTTCACAGTTTTTAAGTGGTGTCCCAGTCTGGGTTTGTTACCCCCAGGTTAGAATTGAAACCTGAAGTTTAGAGAAGGGAAGTGACCCCATTTTGCTTTTGGTCTTGGTCTACTAGTGGCTGGCTGTGTGACTGTGAGCAGGTTCATGTCCTTCTCTGGGCTTCTAATCCCTTCACTGTGCTACAAGGTGGTTCAGCCAGTGAGTTGCTGCTGGTCCTTCTAGCTGTAAAGTTTTCATGAGTTGCTGCCCTGATCTAGGTCTCCTCTCACGGAACTACTTTTTGCCTCCACACTCTTCTTCCTGGGGAAGCTGAAAGGCAGAGCAGACTTAGGCTCAAGACCAGCCAGGGTTCCGGTATAAACTCAGTTGAGTCAGGGGCAGGAGTTggtagggggaaggggaaggagcaggGTTGGGggttttcctctcctctcctcccctcccttcccatttcctttcctccccttttcttcctATGTTTTGCAGGTAGAGGTTAGGACAGGTCAAGGGCAGTAGCCTATTTAAATCTTGATGTCCTTAAAGCTCAAGGTCTCTTCAGCTATAGATGCACTTCGAGGAGGTGAGAGCTAAACTCTCTAAGCTGCACCAGGTTCAGGCTCCTGATAATGGAAGTTAGTGAGACCAGTTCTCCTGGCTTCACCACTGTTCTGTgtcatttggaaaataggaaTTGATACCTCTGTTGGTTGTAAGAGTGATGCTTGGGGGCCACCCCAAATTAATGATGCAACAAGCCTATTTTATAGGTTTTCTGATTCCCAGTTTGGTGCTCATGCCACTGCCTTGCCGTATGCAGGAAGTTGGGGGCTGAGGAATGGGAATGGGAGAGGCAAATGGGTTCTTGCTTAGATCTAGGAGTGACCTTAGTTTGTTTGCCTTCCTTGTTAACTCGGGCCCTCATGATCCTCCTCAGCTACTCCAAGCCTTCTACTTCTAGAATTATAGGATCTTGGAATCAAAGCACTGAATTATAAGAACCACAGAGTTTGAAGGCCATAGAACCATGGTCGGTTTGAATCAGAATGTAAGACTCTTATGGTGGTAAATGAAACACTTGGAACTTGTGGAAGGTTGTTGTATTAATGTTCCCCTGCAATGAATCCTGCCTATTTCTATCTATACTTTTATGATGTCCCTTCCCACACTGACTAGTTTGGCCAGTTGAACTCCTTTGGCTATTGAGACATCAGCAAATGTGATGCAAGCAGAGGATTTAAAAGTGCTTGTGCATTGGGGCTTTCCTTCTCCTGGTCCCCTGAGATCTCCATGTGTAGATACCCGGGCAAGCTTCTTAGGGGAAGAAACCAGAAATGAGCCACCCCAGCTGAAGCCCTCTAGACCAACTGGCTCCCAAGTGATCTTCCAGCCAGCTGCCTGAGTGACCCTAGAGAAGACCAGGAGAACTATCCAGCTGACCCAAGCCCAAAATTGCTGACTCACAGAATTGTGAACAAATAAAGTCGATGCTGTTTTAAGTCATTATGTTTTGGAggggggtggtttgttacacagcagtgaATAACTGACTCAGAGGCTTAGAATTAGAATTGTAGAGTCTTAGTCACAGATCCCATATACCCCTACAAGCATGTATCTTGGTTCCTGGCAGCAGGGACTGGAATCTTTGATGTAGCAACTG
Proteins encoded in this window:
- the TPBGL gene encoding trophoblast glycoprotein-like yields the protein MGGDEGEASQRLGEPNFSAAPELESGGEKAQQRKALILRSLPPLLWARRARRLLGGGGGGREAGRGETNRQTLPTRLQARNGRGSRRPARRARRAPWAGGSAPRLTPLAPDRKVKAPRTLEPADGPTATASRSGSRTCPGRPPPRPPGAPNSLVSAAARALDAGAAAMAPRSGQPEQRGPLLPGLLLVAAALSRPAAPCPFQCYCFGGPKLMLRCASGAELRQPPRDVPPDARNLTIVGANLTVLRAAAFAGGDADGEEEEAAAGGVRLPLLSALSLTHNNIEVVEDGAFDGLPSLTALDLSNNPLRALGGGAFRGLPALRSLQLNHALARGGPTLLAALDTALAPLDELRLVGLAGNALSRLPPAALSRPRLEQLDARLNALTGLGPDELRALERDGGLPAPRLLLADNPLSCGCAARPLLAWLRNSTERVPDARRLRCAAPRALQDRPFLDLDEARLRCADGDAYGRGEEVELAGPELEASYVFFGLVLALIGLIFLMVLYLNRRGIQRWMRNLREACRDQMEGYHYRYEQDADPRRAPAPAAPAGSRATSPGSGL